One Cryptomeria japonica chromosome 9, Sugi_1.0, whole genome shotgun sequence genomic window carries:
- the LOC131067738 gene encoding phospholipase A1-Igamma2, chloroplastic-like has translation MAISRLSIGGGDLATEQVKGDAKHTSHAQVGDIWTSIQGGDDWNGMLDPINPLLKEEILWYGDFAQQCYDSFDNTYSPKYYGNSRRSKSSLGRRLELLRSGRGYQVTRYIYANTAVLKSFFKPKSGYSGAWMGYIAVCTDQKEIKRLGRRDIVVAWRGTETPQELMQNMKDILVPGTLSQSRQCPDIQTTFKPGVQIEKGFLSCYNSVYGDSVRSRHSARDIVVSEITRLLNEYKDEEDVSIPFTGHSLGAALATLNAYDIKQIIMKENGGKSIPVTVLAFASPRVGNLAFSQHLQEIDVKVLRLVNTWDVVPKVPGVFLNENFGWLTRFLHWLPWTYVHVGIPVTLDSSSSPVLKKSYNPASFHNLEVYLHLLDGFQGNNKLPFKPSGRDPALVNKYSDLLIEKLQIPSNWWAKRNKEIVKRIDGLLVYSPTTPTPVPLTPRMFYMRPSDSNSLWPEYIKSRKFQTILSVKHF, from the coding sequence ATGGCAATATCTCGATTAAGCATCGGCGGTGGGGATCTAGCAACAGAGCAAGTGAAAGGAGATGCAAAGCACACAAGCCATGCCCAGGTTGGAGATATCTGGACATCTATTCAGGGTGGTGATGATTGGAATGGCATGCTTGACCCCATTAATCCACTTCTGAAAGAAGAGATACTCTGGTATGGCGATTTTGCACAACAGTGCTATGATTCATTTGACAACACTTATTCTCCAAAATACTATGGAAATTCTAGGCGCAGCAAAAGTTCGCTGGGGCGTAGACTGGAATTGCTCAGAAGTGGGCGTGGTTATCAGGTAACCAGATATATTTATGCCAATACTGCTGTGTTGAAGTCGTTTTTCAAGCCGAAATCCGGGTATAGTGGTGCTTGGATGGGATATATTGCTGTTTGCACAGACCAAAAGGAGATAAAGAGATTGGGAAGACGGGATATAGTTGTTGCATGGAGGGGAACTGAAACACCTCAAGAATTGATGCAAAATATGAAGGATATATTAGTTCCTGGTACGTTATCTCAGAGCAGACAGTGTCCCGACATACAAACAACTTTCAAACCAGGTGTTCAAATAGAGAAGGGATTTCTGAGCTGTTATAACTCTGTATACGGAGATTCTGTGAGATCCAGACATAGTGCAAGAGATATTGTGGTGAGCGAAATAACAAGGTTGTTGAATgagtacaaagatgaagaagatgtgAGCATACCATTCACGGGACATAGTTTGGGAGCTGCCTTGGCAACTCTAAATGCATATGATATCAAACAGATTATTATGAAAGAAAATGGTGGGAAATCAATACCTGTTACAGTTCTTGCCTTTGCTTCTCCTCGTGTAGGAAACCTAGCTTTTTCCCAACATTTACAGGAGATCGACGTTAAGGTGTTGCGCTTGGTAAATACATGGGACGTCGTTCCCAAAGTTCCTGGAGTTTTTCTTAACGAGAACTTTGGATGGCTTACCAGATTCCTGCATTGGCTTCCATGGACATATGTTCATGTGGGAATCCCGGTTACTTTGGACAGTAGCAGCTCTCCAGTGCTGAAGAAATCGTATAATCCAGCCAGTTTCCACAATTTAGAGGTTTATCTCCACTTGCTTGATGGGTTTCAAGGAAATAACAAACTGCCTTTCAAACCATCTGGAAGAGATCCAGCTTTGGTGAACAAGTACTCCGACTTGCTGATTGAAAAGCTTCAAATCCCTTCTAACTGGTGGGCAAAGAGGAATAAAGAGATTGTAAAACGGATAGACGGGTTATTGGTATACTCTCCTACAACTCCCACTCCTGTTCCGCTAACTCCTCGTATGTTCTACATGCGCCCCAGTGATTCCAATTCACTCTGGCCAGAATATATTAAGTCTAGAAAATTTCAGACAATTTTGAGTGTAAAACACTTTTAA